Part of the Geobacter pickeringii genome, CAAGGAGCATCGCCGGATCGTTGAGGCCCTCGCGGAGCGGGACGCAGAACTTGCAGACTTGCTGATGCGCCGCCACATCCGCTCTGCCCGCAAGAGCATCGAGGAGCGGCACAGGAAATCCCGGGAGCAGGAGGAGTAGCCCCCATGTGCGACAGGGTGTCACCGGGAAGGATGTTCCGCGAGGCGGTTGCCTCTGAACGGCCACTGCAGATTGTCGGCACCATCAATGCCTACTGTGCCCTCCTGGCCCGGCAGGCTGGGCACAGGGCGATCTACCTCTCCGGGGCCGGTGTGGCCAATGCCTCCTTCGGGCTTCCCGATTTTGGGATCACGTGCCGAAACGATGTCCTTGAGGATGCCCGCTGCATTACCGGCGCCTGCGACCTGCCGCTCCTGGTGGACATCGATACGGGGTGGGGTGAGGCGTTCTCCATCGAGCGCACCGTTAAGGAGATGATCCGCGCCGGCGTTGCCGCCGTCCACATCGATGACCAGGTATCCCCCAAGCGCTGCGGCCATCGCCCCAACAAGGCGCTCGTTTCCAAAGAGAAGATGGTGGACCGGATCAAGGCGGCAGTCGACGCCCGGACAGATTCCGATTTCGTCATTATGGCCCGGACCGGCGCCCTGGCGTCCGAGGGGTTGAGCGCCGCCCTCGAGCGGGCCTATCTCTGCGTGCAGGCCGGCGCGGACTGCGTCTTTGGCGAGGCCATGACCGAGCTGGTGATGTACCGGATGTTCGCCGATGTGGTGGGGGTGCCGCTCCTGGCCAATATGGCCGAGTTCGGCAAGACCCCACTGTTCACGAAACAACAGCTGGCCGACGTGGGGGTCGCCATGGCGCTCTATCCCCTGAGTGCCTTTGAGCCATGAGCCGGGCTGTCTTGACGGTGTACGAGATGATTTCCTGCGAGGGAGCCAGGAGTCGGCACTGGGCGGGATGCAGTCGCGGGTCGAGGTGGAGAACCCAATCGGGCACCGCCGCCGGCGCGTAGAGACCATCCCGCTTTTGGAGAAAAAGTTCTGGAGAAACCTCATGTCGCTGTTACTCATCTGAGCAGCGTTATCACACCCCACACAAAGGAGAGAAGCATGGCATTGAAAGAAACACTCAAGCAGAAGCTGGAGGAGTTCCGTCCCCGTACAACCAGGCTCGTCAAGGAGTTCGGCAAGGTGAAAATCGACGAGGTCACCATCGATCAGTGCATTGGCGGTGCCCGTGACGTCCGCTGTCTGGTCACCGACATCTCCTACCTCGATCCGCAGGAAGGGATCCGCTTCCGGGGTAAGACCATTCCCGAAACCTTTGCCTGCCTGCCGAAGGCCGCCGGTTCAGACTATCCGACCGTTGAAGCGTTCTGGTATTTCCTTCTCACCGGCGACGTCCCGACCCAGGAACAGGTGGACGCGGTCCTGGCTGACTGGAAAACCCGCCAGGCGGTTCCCCAGTACGTGTTCGACATCATCCGCGCCATGCCGCGGGACAGCCATCCCATGGCGATGCTCTCCACCGGCATCACTGCCATGCAGCGGGAGTCCAAGTTCGCCGCCTTCTATGAGTCGGGCAAGTTCAACAAGACGGTCGCCTGGGAATATGTCTACGAAGACGCCTGCGACATCGTTGCCCGCATCCCGGTCCTGGCGGCCTTCATCTACAACCTCAAGTACCGGGGAGACAAGCAGATCGCCATCGATCCGGCGCTCGACATGGGGGCCAACTTTGCCCACATGATCGGCCAGGGTGAAGAGTACAAGGATGTGGCCCGCATGTACTTCATCCTCCACTCCGACCACGAGTCCGGCAACGTCTCGGCCCACACCACCCACCTGGTGCATTCAGCCCTCTCCGATCCCTACTACTCCTACGCCGCGGGGCTCAACGGCCTGGCGGGCCCCCTCCACGGCCGCGCCAACCAGGAAGTGCTCGACTGGACCATCAAGTTCCAGGAGAAGTACTGCAAGGACCAGGAGCCGACCCGGGAACTCATCACCAAAGCCCTCTGGGACACCCTCAACTCCGGTCAGGTCATTCCGGGGTACGGCCATGCCGTCCTCCGCAAGACCGACCCCCGCTACACCTCGCAGCGGGAGTTCTGCCAGAAGCACCTCCCGAACGATCCCCTTTTCAAGCTGGTGGCGATGATCTTCGAAGTGGCTCCCGGCGTCCTTACCGAGCACGGCAAGACCAAGAACCCCTGGCCCAACGTGGATGCCCAGTCGGGGGTGATCCAGTGGCACTACGGTGTCAAGGAGTGGGACTTCTACACCGTTCTGTTCGGCGTCGGCCGGGCCCTCGGCTGCATGGCCAACATCACCTGGGATCGCGGGCTCGGCTATGCCATCGAGCGGCCCAAGTCGGTCACGACCCCGATGCTCGAGAAGTGGGCGGCTGAAGGCGGCCGGAAGATCTAACCCTTTCCACCACAGAGAACCAATAAGGAGAAATGTGATGTCTGAATACGGAACACTGCAGGACCGCGTACGGTGCAAGTCCCTGCTCGGCAAGGTGATGACCGCCGAGCAGACCATTCAGTTCTTCAAGCCCGGCATGAACCTGGGCTGGTCCGGCTTTACCCCCGCCGGTTACCCGAAAGCCGTCCCCATCGCCCTGGCCGACCATGTGGAGAAGAACAGCCTCCAGGGGAAATGGAAGTTCAACCTCTTCATCGGCGCCTCCGTCGGTGCCGAGACCGAGGACCGCTGGGCCTCCCTCGATATGATCGACCGCCGCTGGCCCTACCAGACCGGCAAGAACATCGCCGCCGGCATCAACGAGGGGCGGATCCGCATGGGAGACAAGCACCTCTCCCTCTTCGCCCAGGATCTGGGCTACGGCTTCTATACCAAGGATACCGAGAGCGGCAAGCTCGACCTGGCCATCATCGAGGTCTCGGCCGTCACCGAAGACGGCGGGCTCGTGCTGACCTCCTCCGGCGGGGTGGTTCCCGAAATCCTCATGATCTGCGACAAGGTCATCCTGGAGGTGAACGTCGGCCAGCCCTCCTTCGAGGGGATGCACGACATGGTGGTCTGCAACCACCCGCCGAAGCGGCAGATCCTCGGCATCACCCATGCCGGCGAGCGGATCGGCACCACCTACGTCCCCTGCGATCCGAGCAAGATCGTTGCCGTGGTCGAGTCCCGCTATCGTGACAAGGGGCGCGCCTTTGCCGAGCAGGACGACACCTCCGAGGCCATCGCCAACAACATCATCGACTTCTTTACCCATGAAGTGAAGGCCGGCCGCCTGCCGAAAAACCTCCTGCCGCTCCAGTCCGGTGTCGGTTCCATCGCCAACGCGGTCATCGGCGGCCTGGCGAAGGCTCCCTTCGAGAACCTGACCGTATTCACCGAGGTCCTTCAGGACACGATGCTCGACCTCTTCGATTCCGGCAAGCTCGATGCTGCGTCGTCCTGCTCCCTCTCCCTCTCTGAGGAGCCGGGCTTCCCCCGTTTCTTCGCCAACATGGACAAGTACGCCGACAAGATTGTTCTGCGTCCCCTCTCCATCTCCAACGCCCCGGAACCGATCCGCCGGCTTGGCGTCATCGCCATGAACACTCCGGTTGAGATCGACATCTACGCCCACGCCAACTCCACCCTCGTCGGCGGCACCCGGATGATCAACGGCCTCGGCGGTTCCGGCGACTTTCTCCGCAACGGCTACCTGAAGATCATGCACACCCCCTCATCCCGTCCCACCAAGAACGATCCGACGGGTATCTCCTGCGTTGTGCCCCACTGCTCCCACATCGACCACACCGAGCACGACCTGGACTGCGTAGTTACCGAGCAGGGGCTGGCCGATCTGCGGGGAGTGGCGCCGAAGGAGCGGGCGCGGCGCATCATCGAGAAGTGCGCCCACCCCGACTACAAGCCGATCCTGAGCGAATACCTGGAGATCGCCTCCCGGGAGTGCCTTGCCAGAAAGGTGGGCCATGAGCCCCAGCTGTGGGATCGCGCCTTCAAGATGCACCTGAACCTGGCCCAGAACGGCACCATGAAGATCAAGAACTGGGACGTGAAGATCGACCTCTGCGAGTAAACGCGGGTCGAGGAGTCGAAACGCGCCACAGAAGCTCCGGGGGAGCCCGGGGCTTCTGTGGCGGCCTCTTCAAAGGAAGGGGAGAGAGAGGACCACGGACATGGCAACGGCACCAAACGGGGATGAGCGGCAGATTGTCAGGATTTTTGACACCACGTTGCGCGATGGTGAGCAGTCGCCCGGCAACAGCATGAATATCGAGGAAAAGCTGAGGGTGGCACGGCAGCTGGAGAAGCTGCGGGTCGATGTGATTGAGGCCGGCTTCCCCATTGCCTCGGATGGTGATTTCGAGGCGGTCAGGCTCATTGCCCGGCAGATCAGGGGGCCGCAGATCGCGGGTTTTTGTCGGGCACTCGACGCGGACATCGACCGGGCATGGGAGGCGCTGCAGTATGCCGGCGAGAACGCCCGGATCCATACCTTCATTGCCACCTCCGATATCCACATGAAGTACAAGCTCAAGATGGAGCCGGCCAGGGTGCTGGATGCCGCGGTCAAGGCGGTCAGGCGGGCCGCTTCCTATACCCCCAACGTGGAGTTCGCCTGCGAGGATGCGGTGCGGACCCGCCTGCCGTTTCTGGCCGAGGTGGTCGAGGCGGTCATCGATGCCGGCGCCACGACGGTCAATATTCCCGATACGGTCGGCTACACCATCCCCTTCGAGTACTTCAGCATCATCCGCCATCTGAAGGAGAACGTGAGGAACATCGACCGGGCCGTAATCTCGGTCCACTGCCACAACGATCTGGGGCTTGCAGTCGCCAACTCCATCGCCGCCGTGCAGGCCGGTGCCCGCCAGGTGGAGTGCGCCATCAACGGCATCGGCGAGCGAGCCGGCAACTGCTCGCTGGAAGAGTTCGTCATGGCGCTCCGCACCCGTCACGACATCCTTCCCTTTGCCACGAACGTGGTCACCGAACAGCTTACCACCGCCAGTAGGCTCCTCACCGCCATCACCGGCATAGGGGTTCAGCCCAACAAGGCGATTGTGGGGGCCAACGCCTTCGCCCACGAGGCCGGTATCCACCAGCACGGCATGCTCATGGACAAGTCCACCTACGAGATCATGACGCCGGAATCGGTCGGGCTCTCATCAAGCGCCCTCGTGCTCGGAAAGCACTCAGGCCGTCACGCCTTCAAGAAGCGCCTGGAGTCCCTGGGGCACCACCTGGACGAGGAGCGGCTCAACCGTGCCTTCGAGCGCTTCAAGGCCCTGGCTGACCTGAAAAAGGAGGTATTTGACGAAGACCTGGACGCCCTCGTCCTCGACGAATCCCGTCAGGAAGCGAAATACCGGCTGGAGCAGATTACCGTGACCTGCGGCTCCCCTGCCGTGGCTACTGCAACGGTGCAGCTTGCCATTGACGGCAGACCGGCGCGCTCGGCCGAGCTGGGAGACGGTCCGGTGGATGCCGCCATCAAGGCCATCAACAGGCTGGTCAAGGGGAAAGCGAAGCTGTTGCAGTACAACGTCGGTTCCATAACCGGCGGCTCCGACGCCCAGGGGGAGGTCACCGTGCGGGTTGCCGAGGGGGGTAACGCCGTGGTGGGCAAGGGTGCTTCAACGGACATCGTCGAGGCGTCGGCCAAGGCCTACGTTAACGCCCTCAACCGGTTGAGCTTCAGGCAGAAGCGCTTTGGTGAAACTGTCTGAAAATCAGGTATACTTGCCAATGTCTTCAGGCGTAGCTCATAAGGACCCTTTTACGACAAGGGGCTGGGGTGGTCTAAACTCTAAAGTTCAGTCTGAAAGCAAAGACGGAATGTTTTCTCTCAGCCGTTGTGGTGTACACTTTAATGCCAGACGACAAAGGGAGGTTCTCCATGCTGTTGGAGCAACTGGTTGAACAGGCCGCGCAGCCTCCGAAGTACGACTGGGAGGCCTACTATCGCTGGCTGTTCAGCACCCTTGCGGGGCGTGAAGTCTCCAGCTTCGATTTCTGGCAGTGCCCCCACTGTCTCACCATCAACTTTTTCCTCCCGGCCCAGCGGTACGGAAAGTGCCGCGGGTGCGACCTCATTCACCTCCCCTAGTTTTCCCGCATCGCCGGTTGTTGGCGCAAAAGACAGTCGCTCCCTGGCGGCAAAGTAATAGCTGGGGGCACTCTGTTTTATCCTTTAAACGACGTTGACAGTTTTTTGTCAAATGGATACTATAATATCCATTAGGTATCTAAAAGTTACTATAGTATCCATTGGTAGGGTTTATGCCATCTCCACAAGACAGAACATTTCTCCCGGCGACCCGCGAGGCAACGGAGCTCCTGGGCAAACTTATCAGGCTGGAGCGGCGGGAGCGCAGAATGTCCGAAGATGAGCTGGCTGGACGCGCCGGCATAAGCAGGCGGACGCTGCAGAGGATCGAGCGCGGAGATCCCCGGTGCGCAATCGGGCTGTTCTTCGAACTGGCTGTCCTGGTCGGGGTGAAGCTGTTCGATGCCGACGACCGCGCTACTCTCGCCCTGCACCTTGGTCGGGTGAACGACAGGCTCGCCGTTTTGCCCCACCGCATCCGCACTTCAACGAGAGTTGACGATGAATTCTAACCACCCCCTCAAAGAGCTGTATGTCTGGATATGGCTTCCCGGCGAGACAGAGCCGGTTGTGGCGGGAAAGCTGACCACCCAAGGAACGACGTA contains:
- the prpB gene encoding methylisocitrate lyase — translated: MCDRVSPGRMFREAVASERPLQIVGTINAYCALLARQAGHRAIYLSGAGVANASFGLPDFGITCRNDVLEDARCITGACDLPLLVDIDTGWGEAFSIERTVKEMIRAGVAAVHIDDQVSPKRCGHRPNKALVSKEKMVDRIKAAVDARTDSDFVIMARTGALASEGLSAALERAYLCVQAGADCVFGEAMTELVMYRMFADVVGVPLLANMAEFGKTPLFTKQQLADVGVAMALYPLSAFEP
- a CDS encoding citrate (Si)-synthase, which gives rise to MALKETLKQKLEEFRPRTTRLVKEFGKVKIDEVTIDQCIGGARDVRCLVTDISYLDPQEGIRFRGKTIPETFACLPKAAGSDYPTVEAFWYFLLTGDVPTQEQVDAVLADWKTRQAVPQYVFDIIRAMPRDSHPMAMLSTGITAMQRESKFAAFYESGKFNKTVAWEYVYEDACDIVARIPVLAAFIYNLKYRGDKQIAIDPALDMGANFAHMIGQGEEYKDVARMYFILHSDHESGNVSAHTTHLVHSALSDPYYSYAAGLNGLAGPLHGRANQEVLDWTIKFQEKYCKDQEPTRELITKALWDTLNSGQVIPGYGHAVLRKTDPRYTSQREFCQKHLPNDPLFKLVAMIFEVAPGVLTEHGKTKNPWPNVDAQSGVIQWHYGVKEWDFYTVLFGVGRALGCMANITWDRGLGYAIERPKSVTTPMLEKWAAEGGRKI
- a CDS encoding acetyl-CoA hydrolase/transferase C-terminal domain-containing protein; translation: MSEYGTLQDRVRCKSLLGKVMTAEQTIQFFKPGMNLGWSGFTPAGYPKAVPIALADHVEKNSLQGKWKFNLFIGASVGAETEDRWASLDMIDRRWPYQTGKNIAAGINEGRIRMGDKHLSLFAQDLGYGFYTKDTESGKLDLAIIEVSAVTEDGGLVLTSSGGVVPEILMICDKVILEVNVGQPSFEGMHDMVVCNHPPKRQILGITHAGERIGTTYVPCDPSKIVAVVESRYRDKGRAFAEQDDTSEAIANNIIDFFTHEVKAGRLPKNLLPLQSGVGSIANAVIGGLAKAPFENLTVFTEVLQDTMLDLFDSGKLDAASSCSLSLSEEPGFPRFFANMDKYADKIVLRPLSISNAPEPIRRLGVIAMNTPVEIDIYAHANSTLVGGTRMINGLGGSGDFLRNGYLKIMHTPSSRPTKNDPTGISCVVPHCSHIDHTEHDLDCVVTEQGLADLRGVAPKERARRIIEKCAHPDYKPILSEYLEIASRECLARKVGHEPQLWDRAFKMHLNLAQNGTMKIKNWDVKIDLCE
- a CDS encoding 2-isopropylmalate synthase — translated: MATAPNGDERQIVRIFDTTLRDGEQSPGNSMNIEEKLRVARQLEKLRVDVIEAGFPIASDGDFEAVRLIARQIRGPQIAGFCRALDADIDRAWEALQYAGENARIHTFIATSDIHMKYKLKMEPARVLDAAVKAVRRAASYTPNVEFACEDAVRTRLPFLAEVVEAVIDAGATTVNIPDTVGYTIPFEYFSIIRHLKENVRNIDRAVISVHCHNDLGLAVANSIAAVQAGARQVECAINGIGERAGNCSLEEFVMALRTRHDILPFATNVVTEQLTTASRLLTAITGIGVQPNKAIVGANAFAHEAGIHQHGMLMDKSTYEIMTPESVGLSSSALVLGKHSGRHAFKKRLESLGHHLDEERLNRAFERFKALADLKKEVFDEDLDALVLDESRQEAKYRLEQITVTCGSPAVATATVQLAIDGRPARSAELGDGPVDAAIKAINRLVKGKAKLLQYNVGSITGGSDAQGEVTVRVAEGGNAVVGKGASTDIVEASAKAYVNALNRLSFRQKRFGETV
- a CDS encoding helix-turn-helix domain-containing protein, which codes for MPSPQDRTFLPATREATELLGKLIRLERRERRMSEDELAGRAGISRRTLQRIERGDPRCAIGLFFELAVLVGVKLFDADDRATLALHLGRVNDRLAVLPHRIRTSTRVDDEF